In the genome of Streptomyces sp. Q6, the window TCGCGCACGGTGCGGGCGCGATCAGTCCTGGTGGAAGCGGTACCTAGGGCCATACGGGCAGGTTACTGACGGAATCCGGTTGCCCCTAATCCCCGTCCACCTTGCGGACAGACGGGCGGAGCGCGGGCCTGCCGGGCGTCACGCCGTGCGCATGCGCTTCGCGAACTCGGCCGCCGCGGCGCCCGGATCGTCGGCCTCGGTGATGGCCCGTACGACGACGACGCGACGGGCGCCGGCCTCCAGGACCTCGTCGAGATGGCCCAGGTCGATGCCGCCGATGGCGAACCAGGGGCGGTCGGTGCCGAGGCCCGCCGTGTACCGCACGAGGTCGAGACCGGGCGCGTACCGGCCGGGCTTGGTGGGGGTGGGCCAGCAGGGGCCGGTGCAGAAGTAGTCCACGCCGTCCTGCACGGCGGCCGCGGCGGCCTCCGCGTCGGCGTGCGTGGAGCGGCCGATCAGGACGTCCTCGCCGAGGATCGCGCGGGCGGCAGGCACGGGCAGGTCGCCCTGGCCCAGGTGCAGCACGTCCGCGCCGGTGGCGTGGGCGACGTCCGCCCGGTCGTTCACCGCGAAGAGCTTGCCGTGGCGGCGGGCCGCGTCGGCGAACACGGCGAGGTGCTCCAGCTCCTCGCCGGCCTCCATGCCCTTGTCGCGCAGCTGCACGATGTCCACGCCGCTCGCGAGGACGGCGTCGAGGAACTCCGGCAGATCGCCCTGGCGCTTGCGCGCGTCCGTGCACAGGTAGAGCCGGGCATCGGCGAGCCGGGCACGCTGGGTGTCCGCCATGGAGGTCCCCCCGTAAGTGGTGTGGCGTGCGCACCCCAGGGCATGGGGTGCGCACGCCGGACGGTTGTCAGGTTCAGACGGCGAGCGCCTGGGCGCGGCGCTTCACCTCCGTGCCGCGATTCTCGCTCAGTGCCTGCGCGGGCGTGCCCGGCAGGGTCGCGTCGGGGGTGAAGAGCCACTCCAGCATCTCTTCGTCGCTGAAGCCGTCGTCCCTCAGGACCGTCAGGAGGCCGACGAGCCCCTTGACGATCTTGTCGCCGTCGATGAAGTCGGCGGGCACGTGCAGTGCCCTGTTCTCACCACGGCGTACGGCGATCAGCTGGCCTTCCTTCACCAGCTGTCGTACACGCGTCACCTCGATGCCCAACTGCTCGGCGATGTCGGGGAGGGTGAGCCAGTCGGGGACGAGAGCATCGATCTTTGCGTCAATCTCGGTCACAGGACAAGCGTGCCATCCCGGACTGACAGTCGGAAGTCGGGGCTGTCTGACCAGGTGTTTTCCTGACGCGATCGGGCCTCGTCAGGCCACCGCGCCCTTGAGCGGGCGGGCCGGATCGGCCAGTCGCTCCGGGTCGAGGACCGTGCCCGCCTCGATGAGCTTGCGGCCCTGGGCGAGGTCGCGGGGCTTGCCGACGGCGAGGACCGCGACCAGGGCGCCGTCCCGCAGCCAGCACACCGACCAGGCGGCGCCGGCCGGGTCGCCGCGCCACACCGTGGTGTCCGCGGCGCCGTGGTGGCCCGCGTACTGGACGAAGCGGCCGAACTGCTCGGACCAGAAGTAGGGCACCGGGTCGTACACGGCGGGTGTCTCACCGATGATGTTGGCCGCGACCGTGCGGGGCCCCTGGAGCGCGTTGTCCCAGTGGTGCACGAGCAGGCGCTCCGCGTAGCGCGCCGAGGGGAACGAGGCGCAGTCCCCCACCGCGTACACGTCGGGCACGGACGTGCGCAGCCGCTCGTCGGCCACGACCTCGCGGTGGTCGCCCAGCGTGATGCCGGAGCCGGCCAGCCAGCGGGTGGCGGGGCGGGCGCCGATGCCGACGACGACGGCGCCGGCCGGGAGCCGCGTCCCGTCGTCCAGGACCACCTCGCCGGTCTCGACGCGCTCCACGCGCGCGCCGGTGCGCAGCCGGGCCCCGGCGTCCGCGTACCAGCGCGCCATGGGGGCGGCGATCTCCGCGGGCAGCGCACCGGCCAGCGGCCGCTCGGCCGCCTCCACGACGGTGACCCGGCAGCCGGCCTCACGGGCGGCGGTGGCGAACTCGGCGCCGATCCAGCCGGCCCCCACGACCACGACGTCCTGCTGCTCGGCGAGGACGGGCCGCAGCCGCTCGGCGTCGTCCAGGGTGCGCAGCAGATGCACTCCGGGGACGGCTTCCGCGCCCGGCAGACGGATCGGTTCGGCGCCCGTCGCGACGACCAGGACGTCGTACGGGACCGGGCCCCGCGCGGTGTCCAGTTCGTGGTCGCCGGGGCGCAGGCCGGTCACCTCACGGCCCAGGTCGAGCGTGACGCCGAGGGCCTCGAAGTCGACGTCGAAGGCGGAGCCCTCGGCCTTGCCGAGCAGCACGGCCTTGGACAACGGCGGCCGGTCGTAGGGCTGATGGGGTTCCGCGCCGATCAGCGTGACGGCACCGGCGAAGCCCTGTTCGCGCAGCGCCACGGCGGTCTGCACGCCGGCCATTCCCGCGCCCACGATGACGACGCGCCGCTGCCCTGAAGGTGTCCCGTTCCGCTGCTCGTTCACGGGATCACCTTAGGCACCTGATCTTCAGTCGGTCAGCGGCGCGGGCCACTCCCGCGCAGTGACGTCCTGCACACGTGTCACCGGTTTAGCGATCAAGAACGATCAGGCCGGTACGGCGATCTCCTCGACCACGCTGGTGCCGCTGCCCTCCTGCGACTCCCACTCCCAGGTCTCGTCGAGCCGCACGCGTCCGTCCGGCAGCTCGGACACGGTCGAGACGCAGTGGCCCGAGGACGTCGATCCGTCCGTCTTCAGCTGCACGTAGCGGAAGTCGAGCCGGTCGCCGGACCGCGTGCCCACCAGGTGTCCCTGGACGACGTCGCCCCCTTCGTAGGCGGCCCAGACGCGGCCGTCCCTCTCCTGGTAGGCGAAGCGGGTGCGCGTACCGACCTGACCTGGGGCCTGGTCGGCCACGGGGGCGAGGAAGAGACCGTCGAGCGAGCGGGCCACGGGCTGAGGCTCCCTTACTGGGGGTTGGGGCGAAGGACTAGGGTGGCCAACGTAAAGCACTCGCGGGAGCCCGTACGCAGCGGGCTGAGAGGGAGGCTGGAGCGGCCTCCGACCGTCCGAACCTGATCCGGGTCATGCCGGCGAAGGGAGGGCCTTGACAGCCATGTCTTCTGCACAAACAGATGCGCCCCGTACCGACGTACTGATCGTCGGGGGCGGCGTCATCGGTCTGGTCACCGCGTGGAGGGCCGCGCAACGCGGTCTGTCCGTCGCGGTCGTGGACCCCGAACCCGGCGGCGGTGCCGCCCAGGTGGCGGCCGGGATGCTCGCCGCCGTCACCGAACTCCACTACGGCGAGCAGACGCTGCTCGCCCTCAACCTCGCGTCCGCGCGCCGCTATCCGGACTTCGCGGCCGAGCTGTCCGAGGCGAGCGGACAGGACCTCGGCTACCGCGCGTGCGGCACGCTGGCCGTCGCGCTCGACGCGGACGACCGGGCGCATCTGCGGGAACTGCACGCCCTGCAAAGCAAGTCGGGCCTGGAGTCCGAGTGGCTCTCGGGCCGCGACTGCCGCCGCCTGGAGCCGATGCTCGCGCCGGGCGTGCGCGGGGGCCTGCGGGTCGACGGTGACCATCAGATCGACCCGAGA includes:
- a CDS encoding Rv2175c family DNA-binding protein yields the protein MTEIDAKIDALVPDWLTLPDIAEQLGIEVTRVRQLVKEGQLIAVRRGENRALHVPADFIDGDKIVKGLVGLLTVLRDDGFSDEEMLEWLFTPDATLPGTPAQALSENRGTEVKRRAQALAV
- the thiE gene encoding thiamine phosphate synthase — protein: MADTQRARLADARLYLCTDARKRQGDLPEFLDAVLASGVDIVQLRDKGMEAGEELEHLAVFADAARRHGKLFAVNDRADVAHATGADVLHLGQGDLPVPAARAILGEDVLIGRSTHADAEAAAAAVQDGVDYFCTGPCWPTPTKPGRYAPGLDLVRYTAGLGTDRPWFAIGGIDLGHLDEVLEAGARRVVVVRAITEADDPGAAAAEFAKRMRTA
- a CDS encoding NAD(P)/FAD-dependent oxidoreductase, translated to MAGVQTAVALREQGFAGAVTLIGAEPHQPYDRPPLSKAVLLGKAEGSAFDVDFEALGVTLDLGREVTGLRPGDHELDTARGPVPYDVLVVATGAEPIRLPGAEAVPGVHLLRTLDDAERLRPVLAEQQDVVVVGAGWIGAEFATAAREAGCRVTVVEAAERPLAGALPAEIAAPMARWYADAGARLRTGARVERVETGEVVLDDGTRLPAGAVVVGIGARPATRWLAGSGITLGDHREVVADERLRTSVPDVYAVGDCASFPSARYAERLLVHHWDNALQGPRTVAANIIGETPAVYDPVPYFWSEQFGRFVQYAGHHGAADTTVWRGDPAGAAWSVCWLRDGALVAVLAVGKPRDLAQGRKLIEAGTVLDPERLADPARPLKGAVA